A genomic segment from Diospyros lotus cultivar Yz01 chromosome 5, ASM1463336v1, whole genome shotgun sequence encodes:
- the LOC127801603 gene encoding protein PELPK1-like, with translation MAYQHSPSSLIMLLFVVLSSVASNMVMGEARRLLETTLPELPKPELPPLPHVPELPKPELPPLPKVELPPAQHLPTLPKPELPVVPKPDLPAAPKPELPTVPKPKLPTESKPKLTAMPKPELPTVPKPELPTVPKPELPVVPKPELPTVPKPELPVVPKPELPTVPKPELPTMPKPELPAVPKPELPAVPKPELPTESKPKLSAMPKPELPTVPKPELPAVPKPELPVVPKPELPTVPKPEFPTVPKPELPVVSKPELPTMPKPELPAVPKPELPKMPELPSLPHLPNLPKPTLPTLPKDIPIPSLPKDTP, from the coding sequence ATGGCTTATCAGCACTCCCCATCCTCCTTGATAATGCTATTATTTGTTGTATTATCATCAGTGGCTAGTAATATGGTGATGGGAGAGGCTCGTCGCCTACTGGAAACCACCTTACCCGAGCTTCCTAAGCCTGAGCTGCCACCACTTCCCCATGTCCCGGAGCTTCCAAAGCCTGAGCTGCCACCACTGCCTAAAGTCGAATTGCCACCAGCACAACATCTCCCAACTCTACCAAAGCCTGAGTTGCCGGTTGTGCCTAAACCTGACCTACCGGCTGCCCCAAAGCCTGAGCTGCCTACTGTGCCAAAACCCAAGTTGCCAACTGAGTCAAAACCTAAGCTAACTGCCATGCCAAAACCTGAGTTGCCAACTGTACCAAAACCTGAGCTACCTACTGTGCCCAAGCCAGAATTGCCTGTTGTACCCAAGCCTGAGCTGCCAACAGTGCCCAAGCCAGAATTGCCTGTTGTACCCAAGCCTGAGCTGCCAACTGTGCCCAAGCCCGAGCTCCCTACCATGCCAAAGCCCGAGTTGCCAGCTGTGCCAAAGCCCGAGTTGCCTGCTGTGCCAAAGCCCGAGTTGCCAACTGAGTCAAAGCCTAAGCTATCTGCCATGCCAAAACCTGAGTTGCCAACTGTACCAAAACCTGAGCTACCTGCCGTGCCCAAGCCAGAATTGCCTGTTGTACCCAAGCCTGAGCTGCCAACGGTGCCAAAACCTGAGTTCCCAACTGTGCCCAAGCCCGAGCTACCTGTCGTGTCCAAGCCTGAGCTCCCTACCATGCCAAAGCCCGAGTTGCCTGCTGTGCCAAAGCCTGAGTTGCCAAAAATGCCAGAACTACCATCTCTACCCCATCTCCCCAACCTGCCTAAGCCCACATTGCCAACCCTGCCCAAGGACATTCCCATTCCTTCCCTGCCCAAAGATACTCCTTGA